Part of the Tolypothrix sp. PCC 7910 genome, GAAAATTGAGAAACTGACGTAACTTGAGACATTGAATCCTGGCTACTAACTTCACTTACTAAAACTCTATTTTCATCAGTTTTAGCTTGAGCAATTAATTGCTGATTAATGTTTGCTTTCTCTGTGGCAATTCCTGCTGCTTTTGAGTCAGAAGCGTTTAATATTCCTGCTGCCATCACGCTGGACGAAGCCGATGCATAGGCAGCCAAAAATACTGGAAGTAATACCAGATTTTTCCACAATATATTAGACATATTTCCGTTTTCCTCTCCACGAAATACCCCTAATTAATTGCTAAAAAAACAATTAATGGGGTTTTTTCTGCACACCTATTAAAGTAAGATACGTTACATTGATTCGTTGTATAAAGTCAAGTCCTAGCTGATGAAATATAGACAAATGGCTTGCACTTTTATAGCCTTTATTCAACGGCTATTTATCTGTAATTTCCACAACTTTGACCAAATGCAACATTTATCAAGGGTTATTAAGAGCTATTGCATTTAGATGAGCAATAAAGAGCGATTTACTCTTGCTATCTAATGTAAAAACCAGATTTTTTGCCCATGATATTTGTATCTATTATGCATAAAAATTAGTGATTTTATACAGAAATTTAAATCTTTCTATGCATAAAATTCATTTTAATGATGCGGAAGTATCAACGGCAATATTCTGTAGCGAAATTTACAGAAACTTAAATTTTAAAATATAAAAATTTTACTCACTTGTATCGATTATAGAGAGTAAAAATTTTCAATAAATAATACTTAAATCAATTGAGAAAGTATTGTTTGATAGTGATGTAAATACTGCTGCTCTAAGCCTGTCGTAAAATCTAATTTTTACAACGTTAGGTTATGGCAGTCATATTTGATGTAGGGAATTGGTAATTGGTAATTGGTGATTGGTAATTGGTAATCGGAATTATCCCCTTGTCCCCCCCTGCTCCCCTGAAAGTCCCTTAGTCAAGCGGATCGAAATGCTGCAAGATGAGCGCTATCACTATGACTGGCAAACCTATAGCTACACAAATGAGGGCTTGGGTAAATGTTAAAGGTGTGGTTTCAAAAACTTGGTTCATGATACTCCATTGACTGAACAGACATTGTAAGGTGACTACAACCACAATGCCAATTACAGGGGCGTAGGCTATGGGTTTGCGTTTACCTTGAATTCTGGCAACTATAGATGGCACAAACTGGCTAATGCTGAGTAGATAAAAAACTTCTGCTGCTACTAACCCATTAATTGCCATTGTGCGAGCTAAGGCTTCATTGCCTGTAGTTTGCAGTATCCATTGAAAAACGCCAAAAATTACCAGCCAGTTGAAGAGAGAAATTGCCAAGATGCGCTGGAGTAAGCTACCCGATAACAGCCTTTCTCTGGGGTTGCGTGGTGGTTGTTGCATCACCCGTCGAGATTTTGGCTCAAAAGCGAGGGGAACAATCAAACCAACTGAACTCACCATATTTAGCCAGAGAATTTGAATTGGTAAGATAGGAAGTGCGATCGCCAAAAAAATGGCAATCAAAATTGTCATAGATTCGCCAATGTTGATTGGTAGCAAGAAGGCGATCGCTTTGCGTAAGTTGCGATACACTCCCCGTCCTTCCTCTACAGCGGCTTCTATAGCAGCGAAGTTATCGTCTGTTAACAGCATATCTGCAGATTCTTTAGCAACTTCCGCTCCAGCTAAACCCATCGCTACACCAATATCTGCTTGCTTGAGCGCTGGTGCATCATTGACACCATCTCCAGTCATCGCCACAATTTCACCTTGATGCTGCAAGGCTTTGACTAAACGCAATTTTTGTTCTGGTGCAACTCGCGCAAATACCCTACCTTGATCCGCTGCTTGGCTGAATTCTGCTTCATCCATCTGAGCTAATTGCTTTCCTGTAAACACCTGTTCTTCAGCCGAGCAAATTTCCATTTGGCGAGCGATCGCAGCTGCTGTGAGTGCATGATCGCCGGTGATCATTTTTACTTGAATCCCAGCAGATTGACAAGCAGCAACAGCCGCGATCGCTTCTTCACGAGGCGGATCGATGATGCCTTGAAGTCCTAAAAATACTAGTCCTGTATCGATATCATGACGCTCCAAGAAACGCTTACCAGTAACTTTTTTACTGGCGAAGGCTAGCACTCGTAAACCTTGCTTTGCCATCTGCGCCACTTCTTGTTCCACTACCGCAGGATTGAGTGCAGTTGGTTGTCCTTGAGCATTGAGCTGGCGATCGCAGCGTTGGAGAATAGCCTCTACAGAACCTTTGACATAAATCACATTTTGTTTTTGCTGATTATCTAATTTATGCAAAGTCGCCATGTATTGAAATTGAGACTCAAAGGGAATAGTATCGATTCTCGGTAATTCTTCTGGGGTCAATCCCGCTTTATTAGCCACAGTAATCAATGCTCCCTCGGTGGGAGTTCCTACTAAACTCCACTGTTCGTCTTTCCATTCGATGTGAGAATCGTTGCACAGCAATCCGGCCGATAGAGTTTCCCAGAGAGCAATCTGTCCTTCTGTATAGACATCAACAGGTTGGCGATTCAGCAAAATTTCGCCATCTGGAGCATAACCAATACCGCTAACAGTGTAGTGTTGTTCACCTGCGTAAATCCGCTGCACCGTCATCTGATTTTCGGTTAACGTGCCAGTTTTGTCAGAGCAGATAACGGTTGTACTTCCCAATGTTTCCACAGCAGGTAACTTGCGAATAATCGCGTTACGTCGCGCCATACGGGAAACGCCAATAGACAAAATGACTGTGACAATTGCAGGTAAACCCTCAGGAATTGCGCTCACAACGAGGGCTACAGCAGCTTTGAAAACATCAATCCAAGATTCGCCTTGTCCTAATCCAACTGCAAAGGTGAGGGCAGCTAAACCTAAAATGGCATACAGTAAAGTTTTGCTTAACTTGTCAATATTCCTGGTGAGTGGTGTTTTCAACCCCGTGCTACTTTCAATTAACTGCGAGATGCGGCCTGTTTCAGTAGCATCTGCGATCGCCACTACCATCCCTTCTGCTTGACCAAAGCTGACAAAACTCCCAGCATAAGCCATATTGCTGCGTTCGGCTAAGGGTGTGTCTACAGCCAGCGATGCAGTGGTTTTTTCTACTGGAACCGATTCTCCAGTTAAAGCCGACTCATCAACTTGTAACTCGCGCACAGTTAATAGCCGCAAATCTGCAGGTACTTTATCCCCAGAGGCTAATAGTACCAAATCTCCTACAACAAGTTCAGTGGAAGCCAAACGAGTTTTTTGACCGTCGCGAATCACAGTAGCTTCTGTAGTCACAGCTTGAGATAGAGCTGCGATCGCATCTTCTGCTTTTGATTCTTGAATGTAGCTAATGATGACATTAATCAGGGTGACGCTAAAAATTACTCCTGCATCTATCCAATCTCGTAATAGTAAAGTCACCACTCCGGCCGCTATTAATATATAGAGCAGTGGTTGATGAAATTGCTCGATAAATTTTAGCCAAGGGCTTTTTCTCGCTTGAATATTCAATTGATTAGCACCCATCTGTTGATGCCGCTTGGTTGCTTCTTGATGGCTCAAGCCTGCTTCTGAATGACTAACTAAGGTTTGCACAACCTCTGTTTCTGGTAGAGTATGCCATTCATAATTGAGTACATCTTTTGTGAGATGGCAATAATTATTTGTATTGATGGTATTTGCTGGCATTTCTACATCCTGATTTAACTATCTATTGCAGTAATTTTTTGTTCAAATTCATCAGCTTTAATTTCTTTGGAAATCTGTAGTTTTTTAGTTAAAATTGCTGTAGCTACAGTATTCTTTCGCTCAGTTCATAAATATGCCACTCTCGCACACCCCAGTAGCGAAGAATATATTCTGCTTGCTGAATTTCGTCTGCTGTCCCCTCTATCTTTACCAAGAAATCTTCGCTAGGCTGCCAAAGTTTAACTTGATTTTCAGGAGCAAACCAACCTTGAAATGCACCACATAAACTACCAAATATTGCACTTGATCCACCCGCCAGTAATGTAGTTAAAACAGATTCAACCGCTAATGCAGGGCCAAAACCGGGAATCATTAAAATACCAAGTCCAGTGGTAAATGCTAACACTCCTCCTGCTGTCCCTCCTTTAATTGCACCTGCCTTAGCTCCTTCAATAGGAGTCACAATTTGATTACCGGAATGAGTATTGTGCAACTTTTTTTGTTTTGATTCCGTAGCAAATACAGAAATTTTTTGCATAGGAAAGTCAATCGCTATCAGTTCATCAAGCACTTGTGTTACAGCCTGACGATTAGAAATAATGCCTATAGCATTTTTTACGGAATTGGCATTCATCACAACTTCTCCTCTGTAAATAATTAATTTAAAAAATTAGTGTTATTTAAATATAAATAGGTAAAATGCTAGCGAAATAATATTGATTTGTTCAAAACTATCTCTTTTATTCCTGATTTGCGTCATCAGCAATGATTTTAAGAAATAGCATCGGAATGCTATAATTTTCCAGCAGAAGTAACTGTAGAGTTAAGCATGATTTTTAACCCTCAGTTCGATTATTTTTACTCACATCCTTTTTTTAGGATTACAGATAAATGTGAATGAAAAGTGAACGCGGATGCTCTTGAAAAGAATATCTATGAATTAATTTCACGTAGGATGCGTTAGTGATAGCGTAACGCATCAAGGCTGAGAATATAGTGCGTTACGGCTTAGTGAGTTTTTTTCAGAAATCAAATTATGTTTGCGACACATTGATATATCCTAGAGGGCAAGGCATTGCCATGCCCCTACCAATGATGTTGTATTCTATTTTCAAAACGCCTTACTTAAATAAATCCAAGTCTGTGACAGCACCAACACTGCTGGAGGAAACTAACTTAGCATATTTAGCTAAGGTGCCTTTTGTATAACGAGGTGGACGAGGTTGCCATTTAGCGCGGCGACTGGCTAATTCTGCATCGGAAATATTGATTTGCAGTAAGCGAGAATGAGCATCGATAGTGATGCGATCGCCTTCTTCAACTAGCGCGATCGCACCACCAACGGCGGCTTCGGGAGCAACATGACCAACTACCATTCCGTAAGTACCACCGGAAAAGCGTCCATCGGTAATTAACCCAACTGCATCACCTAAACCTGCACCAATAATTGCAGAGGTGGGTGCTAACATTTCTCGCATCCCCGGGCCGCCTTTGGGGCCTTCATAGCGAACAATAATTACATCACCAGCTTGGATTTTATTTGCCAGGATGGCATCTAAGCATTCTTCCTCGGAGTCAAATACCCTCGCTGGCCCGGTAATACAGGGATTTTTCACTCCGGTAATTTTAGCTACTGCTCCCTCGGTAGCGAGATTTCCTTTTAAGATGGCTAAGTGACCTTGAGCATACATCGGGTTATTCCACGGACGAATCACATCTTGATTGCTGGGTGGTTCATCGGGGATATCTGCTAAAACTTCAGCGATAGTTTTACCTGTGATGGTGATACAGTCGCCGTGGAGTAAACCATGCACAAGTAACATCTTCATGACTTGGGGAATACCGCCTACTTTGTGCAAATCTGTAGCCACATATCTACCGCTAGGTTTTAAATCGCACAATACAGGTACGCGACCGCGGATAGTTTCAAAGTCATCTAGACTCAGTTCTATACCAGCTGCATGAGCGATCGCGAGAAAATGTAATACAGAATTTGTAGAACCACCCACAGCCATAATTACAGAGATGGCGTTTTCTATAGATTTGCGGGTGATAATTTGTCTGGGTAAAGTTTGATTGCGAATTGCTTCTACTAATACTTTGGCTGATTTTTCTGTACTGTCGGCTATTTCATCGTCTTCAGCTGCCATTGTAGAAGAATAAGGCAAACTCATTCCCATCGCTTCAAAAGCAGAAGACATGGTGTTGGCTGTATACATCCCTCCGCAGGAACCAGAACCCGGACAAGCTTGACGTTCAATTGCTAATAGTTCATCTTCGTCAATTTTATTGGCGCTGTATTCACCAACAGCCTCAAAAGAACTGACAATCGTCAAATCTTTACCCTTGTGCTGTCCGGGTTTGATAGTGCCACCATAAACAAAAATAGCAGGGATATTCATCCGAGCGATCGCAATCATTGCCCCTGGCATATTCTTATCACAACCGCCGATGGCAATCACTCCGTCCATACTTTGACCATTACAGGCGGTTTCAATGGAGTCAGCAATTACTTCTCGTGACACTAGGGAATATTTCATCCCCTCAGTTCCCATAGATATGCCATCACTAATGGTAATTGTGCCGAACATTTGCGGCATTGCCCCAGCTAGTTTAATTCCCTGTTCAGCTCTTTGTGCGAGCCGATTAATTCCCATGTTGCAGGGAGTGATAGTGCTGTAGGAATTCGCCACACCCACAATTGCTTTATTAAAATCCCCATCTTGGAAACCAACTGCACGCAGCATCGCTCGATTTGGCGCTCGTTGCACTCCTTGCGTAACGGCTTTACTGCGAAAATTTTCGGTGATTGTTTTCTCAGACATTGCTCTAGCCTCGTTCAACATGGTTGTACGAGTATGATATGTATACTTTTTTGAGATGTCCAATATATATTTATTTAAAATTGATATCTTTTAAATATTAAAAAATGGAACTACGACACCTGCGTTACTTTATTGCTGTAGCTGAAGAACTACATTTCAGTAAAGCTGCAGAAAGGCTGCACATAGCGCAACCGCCTCTCAGCCAACAAATTCAGCAGCTAGAAACAGAACTAGGAGTAGAACTTTTTCATCGCAAAACCAAACGACAGGTACAGCTAACAGAAGCGGGTAAGGTTTTTTTACAAGAAGCTTATGGATTATTACTACAACTAGAAACTGCGATCGCACTAACTCAAAGGATTGGTAGAGGTCAAACTGGTCAACTACGAATAGGATTTACAAGTTTGGTAATCTACGAATTATTACCCTTAATTTTGCGCCAATTTCGCGAGCAATTTCCCGACGTAGAACTAGTTTTACGAGAGTTAACTACCAGTCAACAGGAGCAAGCAATCAGAGATTCCGTAATTCATGTGGGTTTTGCTCATCCACCCTTAGAAGATGACACGCTATCTTATCAATCTATTCACCAGCAAACTTTAGTTGTAGCTTTACCGTCAAATCATTCCTTAGCTCAAGCAGAACATATTCAGGTGCAGGAATTAGAGGATGAGCCTTTGATTATGTTTCCTCGTTATCTAGCACCAGGACTTTACGATTCGATTATGAGTCTTTTTCGGCAGAGAAATATTAAACCGCAAATTACTCAGGAAGCAGTTCAAATGCAAACCATTATTGGCTTAGTATCTGCTGGAATGGGTGTAGCGATTACACCATCTGTTCTGCAAGATCTGCAACGGTCTGGAGTCACTTATCGTCCTCTACGAGAACAAGCACCTGTAATCGAAACTGCTGTCATCTGGCACGAAAATAGTCTCACACCTCTTGTAGAGAATTTTTTACACTTCACGCAAAAGTTTATCTGATTTCTCCAATATGTCTTGTTCGCTATTCTTTTTTCAACAACTCCAGTTCTCAATACCAGTTAAGTAAGCCAGTGGGAAAAACCAAACTAAATTAAGAAAGGTAAACAAAGCTATAACCCTCTTCCCTCCTGCCTAGCCTGCGGCAACGCTTGCGCGAACTGCCTCCTGCTTCATCATTGGTGTGGCTGGTAGATGTTATTGTTTTCAATTTTTAAAGCTGGTAGGATAACGGTAAATGTTGTACCTACTCCCAGATTGCTATCAACAAAGATTTTGCCCCCATGTGCATCAACACACTTTTTGGTAATCGATAAACCCAAGCCTGTACCGGGAATTTTGTTAACATTAATTCCTCGATGAAAAGGTGTAAATAGCTTTGCCAAATCCTTTTCTGTGAGTCCAATTCCTTGGTCTTGAATTTGAAATTCCACGTAATCTGGCTCACAGCGTAAGTTAAATATAACTTGGCTGTCGTTTGGGGAATATTTCAAGGCATTTTCTAGTAAGTTGTTAAGGATATGTTGTAATAGGTTAGGATCGAGTTCATAAAAAAGATTTGCTGTTTCATCACATCCCGAAACATTTAAAACCAATCTATCTGTATTTTGAGCACGGGATTGTAAATCCTCTACTAAGAAAGAGCAAAACTGGGAAATATTAATTGGTGTTGGTTGACAATGAAACTGCTCTTGTTCTACTTGACCTAGAACCAACACATCTGTAATTAATTGCGCCATGTGCTGGATAGCTGCTTTACCCCGTTCAATATGAGCTTGTCGTTTTTGGGGATTGAGTACATCTGGTTGTTCTAAGAGTTCTAGTGTCAACAGAATAGAACTTAAGGGATTGCGAAATTCATGGGAAACAATGGACACAAATTGGGATTTAAGCTCATTTAGCCGTTTTTCTGTTTGTAGTGCTTGCCGAATTGCTTGTTCGGCAACATGGTTAGCTAAAGCTACTTGAATCGCAATAATCAGATCTTGTTCTTCAAAAGGTTTAACGATATAGCCGTAGGGATGGGTAGCGATCGCTTCTGTTAAAGTTGACTCATCGGCATGGGCAGTTAGAAATACAACAGGTATCTGAAACTGTTGGCGAATTTGATCTGCTGCCTCAATTCCGCTTTTGTCGCCTTGCAGGTAAATATCCATCAAAACTAGATCTGGTTTGTTTGTAGCAACTAGTTCCAAAGCTTTTTCGGCAGAATTAGCAGTACCAGAGACGTTGTATCCTAACTTTTTCAAATGCTGTTTGATATCTAAAGCAATTACCCATTCATCTTCAACAATTAGGATAGTGGGTTTAGAAGAATGTTGTGGCATATCATGTTACAACCTTTTTTTCAAGAAAATCTTAAACTGGCTGCCTCCTTGTCTATATAGTTGCAGTGTACCTCCAAGTTGTTCTACTAAACCGTGTATAAGTTGCATTCCCAAGGAAGTAGTACACTGAGGATCAATATCTACAGGTATGCCAATTCCATTATCTTTGACAACTAGGCAATAATATTCAGGATCGTACAGCCAAAATTGCAGCGTAATTTCGCCTTTTTGGTTGGGGAAGGCATATTTTAAGGCATTAGAAATTAGCTCATTAATGATTAAGCCGCAAGGAACAGCAGCATCTAGATCTAGCTCTAACTCGCTCACCTCAATAACAAAACGGATATTTGATTTATTCGAGGTATAAGAGCGCACTAAATCGCTGACCAGGTGTTCCACGTAAGTTGCGAAGTTAATCCGAGCCAGGTTTTCTGAACGATAGAGACGCTCGTGGACTAGTGCCATTGTTTTGACTCGACGCTGGCTTTCGGTGAGTAATTTAAGTACTGCAGGGTCATCAATGCTACTGGACTGCAGACTTAACAGACTAGAAACCATTTGCATATTATTTTTGACCCGGTGATACACCTCCCGCAATAAAACTTCTTTTTCCTTAAGAGATGCTCGGATCTGTTGTTCAATTTGTCGGCGTTCTTGCAGTTCGGTTTGTAGTTGCTTGTAAAGTTCAGACTGCTGAATAGCGATCGCCAATTGGTTTGCTATTTGTTGCAATAGATCTATCTCCCAAGGTTGCCAAGAGCGAGGAGCCGCATTTTGGTAAACTGCTAATAACCCCCACAGATTTTCTCCAAAGAAAATAGGAGCGATCGCATAGGCTCTAGCCTGAAATTTTTCTAGAATCGCAATATGGCAATCCTGATGCCCAACCGTGTAAATATCCGCAACAGCAAAGGTTTCGTAATTTTTGTAGCGTCCTCCTTGGGTTTCTTGCAAATAAGTATCTTCCCACAGTGGTTTGATGTTGGGTTGAACCAGTTTCACCCAACCTGGGGCAACTGATTCGACAATAAAGTTGCCACTCCAATCGGCATTGAAACGATAAACCGCCACCCGATCAACTTGCAATGTTTGCCTGACTTCATTGACAGCAGTTGTGAGGATGGCATCTAAATCTAGAGACTGACGAATTTCGTGGGTAACAAGTCGGAGTAATCGTTCTTGCCTAGCTTGCTGTCGGATAGCTGCTTCTGCCTGTTTGCGATCGCTCACGTCTAGCAAAACTCCATGCCAAGCAAAAGCTCCGTTGTCCCGTGGTTCAACTTGAGAATTGATTTGCAGCCATTTGAGCCTTCCCGAGGGAGTAATGATGCGATATTCCATGAAAAAAGGTTCTAAGTTCTGGATGCAACGAGCCATTAAGGCAGCGCGCTTGGGTAGATCAGCTGGATGAATGAGCTTGAGTAAACAGGAAGCATCTTGCATTGCTTGCTCTGCTGTTACCTCCAGGATAGATTTACAGGCTGGGC contains:
- a CDS encoding HAD-IC family P-type ATPase produces the protein MPANTINTNNYCHLTKDVLNYEWHTLPETEVVQTLVSHSEAGLSHQEATKRHQQMGANQLNIQARKSPWLKFIEQFHQPLLYILIAAGVVTLLLRDWIDAGVIFSVTLINVIISYIQESKAEDAIAALSQAVTTEATVIRDGQKTRLASTELVVGDLVLLASGDKVPADLRLLTVRELQVDESALTGESVPVEKTTASLAVDTPLAERSNMAYAGSFVSFGQAEGMVVAIADATETGRISQLIESSTGLKTPLTRNIDKLSKTLLYAILGLAALTFAVGLGQGESWIDVFKAAVALVVSAIPEGLPAIVTVILSIGVSRMARRNAIIRKLPAVETLGSTTVICSDKTGTLTENQMTVQRIYAGEQHYTVSGIGYAPDGEILLNRQPVDVYTEGQIALWETLSAGLLCNDSHIEWKDEQWSLVGTPTEGALITVANKAGLTPEELPRIDTIPFESQFQYMATLHKLDNQQKQNVIYVKGSVEAILQRCDRQLNAQGQPTALNPAVVEQEVAQMAKQGLRVLAFASKKVTGKRFLERHDIDTGLVFLGLQGIIDPPREEAIAAVAACQSAGIQVKMITGDHALTAAAIARQMEICSAEEQVFTGKQLAQMDEAEFSQAADQGRVFARVAPEQKLRLVKALQHQGEIVAMTGDGVNDAPALKQADIGVAMGLAGAEVAKESADMLLTDDNFAAIEAAVEEGRGVYRNLRKAIAFLLPINIGESMTILIAIFLAIALPILPIQILWLNMVSSVGLIVPLAFEPKSRRVMQQPPRNPRERLLSGSLLQRILAISLFNWLVIFGVFQWILQTTGNEALARTMAINGLVAAEVFYLLSISQFVPSIVARIQGKRKPIAYAPVIGIVVVVTLQCLFSQWSIMNQVFETTPLTFTQALICVAIGLPVIVIALILQHFDPLD
- the ilvD gene encoding dihydroxy-acid dehydratase translates to MSEKTITENFRSKAVTQGVQRAPNRAMLRAVGFQDGDFNKAIVGVANSYSTITPCNMGINRLAQRAEQGIKLAGAMPQMFGTITISDGISMGTEGMKYSLVSREVIADSIETACNGQSMDGVIAIGGCDKNMPGAMIAIARMNIPAIFVYGGTIKPGQHKGKDLTIVSSFEAVGEYSANKIDEDELLAIERQACPGSGSCGGMYTANTMSSAFEAMGMSLPYSSTMAAEDDEIADSTEKSAKVLVEAIRNQTLPRQIITRKSIENAISVIMAVGGSTNSVLHFLAIAHAAGIELSLDDFETIRGRVPVLCDLKPSGRYVATDLHKVGGIPQVMKMLLVHGLLHGDCITITGKTIAEVLADIPDEPPSNQDVIRPWNNPMYAQGHLAILKGNLATEGAVAKITGVKNPCITGPARVFDSEEECLDAILANKIQAGDVIIVRYEGPKGGPGMREMLAPTSAIIGAGLGDAVGLITDGRFSGGTYGMVVGHVAPEAAVGGAIALVEEGDRITIDAHSRLLQINISDAELASRRAKWQPRPPRYTKGTLAKYAKLVSSSSVGAVTDLDLFK
- a CDS encoding LysR family transcriptional regulator, with the translated sequence MELRHLRYFIAVAEELHFSKAAERLHIAQPPLSQQIQQLETELGVELFHRKTKRQVQLTEAGKVFLQEAYGLLLQLETAIALTQRIGRGQTGQLRIGFTSLVIYELLPLILRQFREQFPDVELVLRELTTSQQEQAIRDSVIHVGFAHPPLEDDTLSYQSIHQQTLVVALPSNHSLAQAEHIQVQELEDEPLIMFPRYLAPGLYDSIMSLFRQRNIKPQITQEAVQMQTIIGLVSAGMGVAITPSVLQDLQRSGVTYRPLREQAPVIETAVIWHENSLTPLVENFLHFTQKFI
- a CDS encoding ATP-binding protein, with protein sequence MPQHSSKPTILIVEDEWVIALDIKQHLKKLGYNVSGTANSAEKALELVATNKPDLVLMDIYLQGDKSGIEAADQIRQQFQIPVVFLTAHADESTLTEAIATHPYGYIVKPFEEQDLIIAIQVALANHVAEQAIRQALQTEKRLNELKSQFVSIVSHEFRNPLSSILLTLELLEQPDVLNPQKRQAHIERGKAAIQHMAQLITDVLVLGQVEQEQFHCQPTPINISQFCSFLVEDLQSRAQNTDRLVLNVSGCDETANLFYELDPNLLQHILNNLLENALKYSPNDSQVIFNLRCEPDYVEFQIQDQGIGLTEKDLAKLFTPFHRGINVNKIPGTGLGLSITKKCVDAHGGKIFVDSNLGVGTTFTVILPALKIENNNIYQPHQ